One genomic window of SAR202 cluster bacterium includes the following:
- the secD gene encoding protein translocase subunit SecD produces the protein MILVIGFATFGALYPSKWDLNLGGWTFSRGSDSLLGMKLGLDLQGGSHLVYQARGTKNIEIEFSDVPNVNSINESIVTFHLENLLDPEQIYASIGKIDTNNELSVDLKVRETSEIVSLANYLPGIESRLEYRISNIDEMLFPIGNDEDIENLKEFTFSIKFAEENQAILLEQFVTEIFSNLGSSNKSINVGENNTVVINTELSTRTPDEEILKRDLEQYIAPTIKYIITDIPATPTANQMEGVVDIINRRVNPYGVSEPIIQSMDGDKILVQLPGLNNVEEVKTLIGRTAQLRFVERTCLENYRLVSDGIEYYPCEVKENQSDQETGLTGDDLDRAYAGTHPQTGAPIVNVEFDSEGTKVFAELTTKLSATRGTSSPDRFVVFLDDEEIVAPGVSQPILGGSAFIEGQAFTFDRVNTIAIQLESGRLPVPLELISELTVDATLGAESLSKSLTAGIAGLFLVLLFMILYYRVAGIIAAFSLILYTAIVLTLFKLIPITLTLAGLAGFILSIGMAVDANILIFERTKEELRLGRTLLSSIEIGFNRAWTAIRDASISTLITSAVLIWFGQRLGATTLAGVGTTLSIGVLVSLFTSVFVSKVLLQIIGSTFFGKWKSLFSPENITTSRG, from the coding sequence ATGATACTTGTGATTGGGTTTGCAACTTTTGGAGCACTATATCCCAGTAAATGGGATTTAAATCTAGGTGGCTGGACTTTTTCTAGAGGAAGTGATTCGTTACTTGGTATGAAACTTGGTTTAGATCTTCAAGGAGGCAGTCACTTAGTCTATCAAGCAAGAGGTACTAAGAATATTGAAATTGAATTTTCAGATGTTCCTAATGTGAATTCAATTAACGAAAGTATAGTAACTTTTCATTTAGAAAACTTGTTAGACCCAGAGCAAATATATGCAAGTATAGGTAAGATTGATACCAATAATGAGTTGAGTGTTGATTTAAAAGTAAGAGAAACAAGTGAAATAGTAAGTTTAGCAAATTATTTGCCTGGTATTGAAAGTCGTTTGGAATATAGAATTTCTAATATCGATGAAATGTTATTTCCTATAGGAAATGATGAAGACATTGAAAATCTTAAAGAATTCACTTTTTCAATTAAGTTTGCAGAAGAAAATCAAGCTATATTACTTGAGCAATTTGTTACAGAAATCTTTTCTAATTTAGGATCCAGTAATAAAAGTATTAATGTCGGTGAAAACAATACAGTGGTTATTAATACCGAATTATCTACTCGAACTCCTGATGAAGAAATATTAAAAAGGGATTTAGAACAATATATTGCTCCAACCATTAAATATATTATTACAGATATCCCTGCAACTCCTACAGCTAATCAAATGGAAGGTGTGGTTGATATTATTAATCGTAGAGTAAATCCATATGGTGTATCTGAACCCATTATCCAGTCTATGGATGGCGATAAAATACTAGTTCAGTTACCAGGATTAAATAATGTTGAAGAGGTTAAAACATTAATTGGAAGAACAGCCCAATTACGCTTTGTTGAACGTACTTGTTTGGAAAATTATAGACTTGTATCTGATGGTATTGAGTATTACCCTTGTGAAGTTAAAGAAAATCAATCAGATCAAGAAACTGGATTAACTGGCGATGATCTTGATAGAGCTTATGCTGGAACACATCCTCAAACAGGAGCGCCAATAGTTAATGTGGAATTTGATAGTGAAGGGACTAAAGTTTTTGCAGAACTAACTACAAAATTATCTGCTACAAGAGGAACTTCTTCTCCTGATAGATTTGTAGTTTTCCTTGATGATGAAGAAATTGTAGCTCCTGGAGTTTCTCAACCCATACTAGGTGGTTCAGCCTTTATAGAAGGCCAGGCGTTTACATTCGATAGGGTAAATACAATAGCGATACAACTTGAATCTGGAAGATTGCCAGTACCATTGGAGCTCATTTCTGAATTAACTGTAGACGCAACTTTAGGAGCGGAATCTTTGAGCAAAAGTTTAACTGCAGGTATTGCAGGTTTATTTCTAGTTTTGTTATTTATGATCCTTTATTATCGCGTTGCAGGTATTATTGCCGCATTTAGTCTTATTTTGTATACGGCTATTGTTTTAACTTTATTTAAATTAATACCTATCACTTTGACCCTTGCTGGTCTGGCAGGGTTTATATTGTCTATAGGTATGGCAGTAGATGCTAATATATTAATATTTGAAAGGACTAAAGAAGAATTGCGTTTGGGGCGTACACTCTTATCATCTATTGAAATCGGATTTAATAGAGCATGGACCGCAATAAGAGACGCAAGTATTTCGACACTAATCACCAGTGCCGTTTTAATATGGTTTGGTCAAAGATTAGGCGCAACAACTCTAGCAGGAGTAGGTACGACATTATCAATTGGAGTATTAGTCAGCTTATTCACTTCAGTCTTCGTTAGTAAAGTTTTATTACAAATAATTGGTTCAACATTTTTTGGTAAATGGAAATCTTTATTTTCGCCTGAAAATATTACAACATCTCGAGGGTAA
- the secF gene encoding protein translocase subunit SecF, with translation MDIVKRRFWYFTISAVLLVICVSSLIVPPRLTLGIDFSGGSTMTVVFDSEIKSESVRERLNQLGYNDATVQQSGTNTVFVRMSKLEEGNESTGRKSDRLLIEEDLSNLARIESVDVATVSGVVANDTVNNAVIAVVVASIGILIYVTYSFRGVSNPFRYGVAAIVALIHDSLIVLGLFSLLGKFMGLEINAMFIPGILVVIGYSVNDTIVVFDRVRENASIDPDRPLSMIVNDSITQTIGRSLNTSVTLLLTIFALIFLGGESIRNFLYVLLIGLIVGTYSSIFIACQFLVMWEQGELRLSFGKKSK, from the coding sequence ATGGATATAGTTAAAAGAAGATTTTGGTATTTTACAATTTCAGCAGTATTACTCGTTATTTGCGTAAGCTCTTTAATAGTTCCTCCGCGGTTAACATTAGGTATTGATTTTTCTGGTGGATCAACTATGACTGTCGTTTTTGATTCTGAAATTAAATCTGAATCTGTCAGAGAAAGACTGAATCAGTTAGGCTATAATGACGCAACCGTTCAACAAAGTGGAACTAACACAGTATTTGTCAGGATGAGTAAATTAGAAGAAGGAAATGAATCTACTGGAAGGAAATCTGATCGTTTACTGATAGAAGAAGATCTATCAAATCTAGCAAGAATAGAAAGTGTAGATGTGGCCACAGTGTCAGGTGTTGTAGCAAATGATACTGTAAATAATGCAGTTATTGCCGTTGTTGTCGCTTCAATTGGTATATTAATATACGTAACATATTCATTTCGAGGAGTATCAAATCCATTTCGATATGGTGTAGCAGCTATTGTTGCGTTGATCCATGATTCTCTTATTGTTCTGGGTTTATTTTCGCTTCTAGGAAAATTTATGGGATTAGAAATTAATGCCATGTTTATACCAGGGATACTCGTTGTAATAGGGTATAGTGTTAATGATACGATTGTAGTATTTGATCGCGTAAGAGAGAACGCTTCAATTGATCCCGATAGACCATTATCTATGATCGTTAATGATAGTATTACTCAAACAATTGGTAGGTCTTTAAATACAAGTGTTACATTATTATTAACTATTTTTGCATTGATATTTTTAGGTGGAGAAAGTATACGTAATTTTCTTTATGTTTTGCTAATAGGATTAATAGTTGGTACATATAGTTCAATATTCATAGCATGCCAATTTTTAGTTATGTGGGAACAAGGTGAATTAAGGTTGTCTTTTGGTAAAAAATCAAAATAA
- a CDS encoding acyl-CoA thioesterase, protein MQKNTYKSKTTLRVRWSECDMQGIAFNAIYMIWSEIAIQEHFRSLNLNIYELGKENIFDSVIVNSNINYKLPARLDEILDIYTQVKKIGNSSFTMEFEIMNQKKQLLTSIENTYVSYDRIKEKSKKIPDDIRKLLF, encoded by the coding sequence ATGCAAAAAAATACTTACAAATCAAAAACCACATTGCGAGTGAGATGGTCTGAATGTGATATGCAAGGTATAGCATTTAACGCAATCTACATGATTTGGTCTGAAATTGCCATTCAAGAACATTTCCGTTCATTAAATTTAAATATCTATGAATTAGGCAAAGAAAATATATTTGATTCAGTTATTGTAAATTCTAATATTAATTACAAATTACCTGCTAGGTTAGATGAAATATTAGATATATATACCCAAGTGAAAAAAATTGGCAACTCCAGCTTTACAATGGAATTTGAGATTATGAATCAAAAAAAACAATTGCTTACTTCTATTGAAAATACATACGTAAGTTATGATCGAATAAAAGAGAAATCAAAAAAAATACCTGATGATATAAGAAAATTGTTATTTTGA
- the hemW gene encoding radical SAM family heme chaperone HemW, which produces MEPFSLYIHIPFCRTKCPYCDFNTYENIEHLTEDYINSLITELTNWSRYIDFNSKNKYIKSVFFGGGTPSYISENNISKIMQTIVNNFNLLDEAEISIECNPNDLSQEKLLSWENSNINRISIGAQSFSDKFLRVLGRDHDFIEISQGFIKARSLGFDNLNLDLIYGIPGQNMDDWKSTIKQALKLKPDHISMYGLTIEKNTKFDWMVSEGLMPNPDSDVAADMYEYVEKEMNNNGYTHYEISNWSLPGKESKHNLTYWYSQEYIGIGAGAHSFYSGLRFWNVNSPNEYINLLEKNRTIQNNTEICKGFCAVSEVEYYDNNTRIADKFILGLRLVQGINQSIFTKSFIDLISEKYDKEINELIHMGLLEIAKDSIKLTRRGRLLANEVFYKFL; this is translated from the coding sequence ATGGAACCATTTTCTTTATATATACATATACCTTTTTGTAGGACTAAATGCCCTTATTGTGACTTTAATACCTATGAAAATATAGAACATTTGACAGAAGATTATATAAATTCATTAATTACAGAGTTAACGAATTGGTCAAGATATATTGATTTTAACTCCAAGAATAAATATATAAAATCAGTTTTTTTTGGAGGAGGCACCCCATCTTATATATCAGAAAATAATATTTCTAAAATTATGCAAACTATAGTTAATAATTTTAATTTATTGGATGAAGCCGAAATTTCTATAGAATGTAATCCAAATGATTTATCTCAAGAAAAACTTCTATCGTGGGAAAATAGTAATATTAATCGGATTTCTATAGGGGCACAAAGTTTTAGTGATAAATTTTTACGTGTTTTAGGACGTGATCACGATTTTATAGAAATATCACAAGGTTTTATTAAAGCAAGATCATTAGGTTTCGATAATCTTAATTTAGATCTTATATATGGCATACCCGGTCAAAATATGGATGATTGGAAATCTACTATCAAGCAGGCTTTAAAATTAAAGCCTGATCATATTTCAATGTATGGCTTAACTATTGAAAAAAATACTAAATTTGATTGGATGGTTTCAGAAGGTTTAATGCCTAATCCTGACTCAGATGTTGCAGCAGATATGTATGAATATGTAGAAAAAGAAATGAATAATAATGGGTATACACATTATGAAATATCAAATTGGAGTCTTCCAGGCAAAGAATCTAAGCATAATTTAACATATTGGTATTCTCAAGAATATATTGGAATAGGTGCTGGCGCTCATTCATTTTATTCAGGTTTGCGATTCTGGAACGTAAATTCTCCCAATGAGTATATAAACTTATTAGAAAAGAATCGAACTATACAGAATAATACCGAAATTTGTAAAGGGTTTTGTGCAGTATCTGAAGTTGAGTATTATGACAATAATACAAGAATTGCTGATAAATTTATTCTTGGTCTAAGATTAGTTCAAGGTATTAATCAATCAATATTTACAAAATCCTTTATTGATTTAATATCTGAAAAATATGATAAAGAAATAAACGAATTAATTCATATGGGACTATTAGAAATAGCTAAAGATTCAATAAAATTAACAAGACGCGGAAGATTGCTTGCTAATGAAGTGTTTTATAAATTTCTGTAA